The following are encoded in a window of Ruminiclostridium herbifermentans genomic DNA:
- a CDS encoding glycosyl hydrolase 115 family protein, with protein MNMFKNMFKKIAVFMLIISLLTMSFGSATIVAAESKDVQLVYGGKAADIYIDSKGTDYDGLSLVAKSFANDVSLVTGITPSIVTDKTKLKGTAVIAGSVGNNDIIDSLVSAGKLDVSSIKGKWETYKIQVVDNPVAEVSKAIVVAGSDKRGTIYGVYHISELIGVSPWVYWGDVIPAKKTDLTFSASELNFTSKEPSVKYRGVFLNDEAPSLTSWCANSFNGLNEDFYDKIFEVILRLKGNYLWPAMWGNCFSMEGKTDKLANAKHADAYGIVMGTSHHEPMCRAGAEWQKVYSQYGSSNKWDWTTNKAAITKFWRDGIKRNGEFENVITIGMRGENDTALIPNGTMQQNVDTLKDVITVQKQILKEFGLENVPKVLVVYKEVLDYWYGNSSVSGLKDWSGLSDVTVMLAEDNNGNVRTLPEENERNRAAGWGMYYHFDYHGGPKSYEWVNTVPLEKTWEQMSMAYDYGCRNIWIVNVGDFKPMELPISYFLDLAYDFEKYGTNGINKTEEYTRNWVRQQFGSFSTTETINTIADVLSAYTRLNQINKPEGTTASTFSISSYNEALRELAKANNIIANAQKCYDLMPTPYKDAYYQLVYYPAVASANVRRMWIYTALNKKYNGFSTKSVLANHYATLTEQAIQLDKDLQNFYNNTMSKGKWKGMMSSPHVGYRSWDSNGWAYPTVSRMTPASGSSKMIVDVEGSTTGYTSGTASLQAFTNIGDESYGITISNGGDKSFNYNITTDAAWIKLDNTQGTVSIGKTIGVSVDWSKVSSSSSGVITITGAGQTVKVNVRAEVINTSGLSEKTFVETHNVISIEAEHTSNRVAKSGQEWKTIDNYGRTLSSVKAYPDDISHTSYTTAPYLEYKIYNNSSANYTLTTYSAPSNNLSKNSRLKFAVSIDGANPIVVDTLPQGFQAGVNSNGPWTNDVSRNAHITTTTVNLTKGTHTMRIYGLDAGLVLQKFVLSNGALASSYYGPEESYYVGKIGSTHPFVKDADADKISDTNKDAFSKIRAENFDSQSGIRTENCYEGGQSVGYVENGDYVVYKNVDFGEGAESFLARASSATNGGKIEIRLDSISGPLIGTCSVGSTGGWQYCEDFECKVSEVSGKHDLYLKFTGDSGYLLNLNWFTFTKNSEPVILGDINSDASIDAIDLMLIKKHLLGVEEIENKKLADLDASGDIDAIDFALMKQYLLGIITTFPGQGAK; from the coding sequence ATGAATATGTTCAAAAATATGTTCAAAAAAATAGCAGTTTTTATGTTAATAATTTCTTTATTAACAATGTCATTTGGAAGTGCTACTATAGTTGCAGCTGAGTCAAAAGATGTACAGCTTGTGTATGGCGGAAAGGCTGCTGATATATATATAGATTCCAAAGGAACGGATTATGATGGCTTGAGTCTTGTTGCAAAATCCTTTGCAAATGATGTGAGTTTGGTTACCGGAATTACACCGTCAATTGTTACAGATAAAACAAAGCTGAAAGGTACGGCAGTGATAGCTGGATCTGTGGGAAACAATGATATTATTGATTCTCTTGTTAGCGCGGGCAAACTTGATGTATCTTCAATTAAAGGAAAGTGGGAGACATACAAGATACAAGTAGTTGATAATCCAGTTGCAGAAGTTAGCAAGGCTATTGTAGTAGCAGGAAGTGATAAGAGAGGTACGATTTATGGAGTATATCATATATCAGAGTTAATAGGTGTGAGTCCATGGGTTTACTGGGGAGATGTTATTCCAGCAAAAAAGACTGATTTGACTTTTTCAGCAAGTGAACTTAACTTCACTTCTAAGGAGCCGTCTGTTAAGTACAGAGGGGTATTCCTAAATGATGAGGCTCCTTCTCTGACATCCTGGTGTGCAAATAGTTTTAATGGTCTTAACGAAGATTTTTACGATAAAATATTTGAAGTTATCTTAAGATTAAAAGGAAATTATTTGTGGCCGGCAATGTGGGGTAATTGCTTCAGTATGGAAGGAAAAACCGATAAGCTGGCAAATGCAAAACATGCCGATGCATATGGTATCGTAATGGGAACTTCACACCATGAGCCTATGTGCCGTGCGGGAGCAGAATGGCAGAAAGTTTATTCTCAGTATGGGTCAAGCAATAAGTGGGATTGGACTACAAACAAAGCTGCAATAACGAAATTCTGGAGAGATGGAATTAAGAGAAATGGAGAGTTTGAAAATGTTATTACAATTGGTATGCGAGGAGAAAACGATACAGCTCTCATTCCTAACGGAACCATGCAGCAGAATGTTGATACATTAAAGGATGTTATTACAGTTCAAAAACAAATATTAAAAGAGTTCGGTCTTGAAAATGTTCCAAAAGTTCTCGTAGTGTATAAGGAAGTATTGGATTATTGGTATGGCAATAGCAGTGTTTCTGGGCTTAAGGACTGGAGCGGTTTGAGTGATGTAACAGTTATGCTTGCCGAAGACAATAACGGAAACGTACGTACTCTTCCAGAGGAAAACGAAAGGAATCGTGCTGCAGGATGGGGAATGTACTACCACTTTGATTATCATGGCGGGCCTAAATCCTATGAGTGGGTAAATACTGTTCCTCTTGAAAAGACATGGGAACAGATGTCAATGGCTTATGATTACGGTTGCAGAAATATATGGATTGTTAACGTAGGTGACTTTAAACCTATGGAACTTCCTATATCATATTTCTTGGACTTGGCTTATGACTTTGAGAAATATGGAACAAATGGTATCAATAAGACAGAGGAATATACAAGAAACTGGGTAAGGCAGCAATTTGGCAGTTTCTCAACTACAGAAACCATTAATACTATAGCTGATGTACTATCAGCTTATACTAGATTAAACCAGATTAATAAGCCAGAGGGAACTACTGCCTCCACATTCAGTATTTCAAGCTACAATGAGGCGTTAAGAGAATTGGCAAAAGCAAATAATATAATAGCTAATGCCCAAAAATGTTATGACCTGATGCCGACTCCTTACAAGGACGCATATTACCAGCTTGTATACTATCCAGCTGTAGCATCGGCAAATGTGAGAAGAATGTGGATTTATACAGCATTAAATAAAAAGTATAATGGCTTTAGTACAAAAAGTGTCCTTGCCAATCACTATGCTACATTGACAGAACAAGCAATCCAGCTTGATAAGGATTTGCAGAATTTTTACAACAATACTATGTCAAAAGGCAAGTGGAAAGGTATGATGAGTTCACCACATGTAGGTTATAGATCATGGGATTCAAATGGCTGGGCATATCCGACTGTTTCCAGAATGACTCCTGCAAGCGGCAGCTCAAAGATGATAGTAGATGTTGAGGGAAGCACTACTGGATATACTTCAGGAACTGCAAGTCTTCAAGCTTTTACAAATATTGGCGATGAAAGCTATGGTATTACAATAAGCAACGGAGGAGATAAGAGCTTTAATTACAATATAACTACAGATGCAGCATGGATTAAGCTGGATAATACACAGGGAACTGTTTCAATAGGTAAAACTATAGGTGTTTCAGTAGATTGGAGCAAAGTTTCATCTTCCTCTAGCGGAGTTATCACTATTACAGGTGCAGGCCAAACCGTTAAAGTAAATGTAAGGGCAGAAGTAATTAACACAAGTGGGCTATCCGAAAAAACATTTGTTGAAACCCATAACGTAATATCAATAGAAGCAGAGCATACATCTAATCGTGTTGCAAAATCAGGGCAGGAGTGGAAAACCATTGATAATTACGGGCGTACATTGTCTTCTGTTAAAGCGTATCCAGACGACATTTCCCATACAAGCTACACCACTGCACCTTATTTGGAATATAAAATATACAACAATAGCAGTGCAAATTATACATTAACAACATATTCAGCACCATCTAATAATTTATCTAAAAACAGCAGACTAAAATTTGCGGTATCCATTGACGGTGCAAATCCAATTGTAGTTGATACATTACCACAAGGATTCCAGGCAGGTGTAAATTCAAATGGGCCTTGGACCAACGATGTCTCAAGAAATGCCCATATAACAACAACTACAGTTAATTTGACAAAAGGTACACATACCATGCGTATCTATGGTCTGGATGCAGGCTTGGTATTACAAAAGTTTGTGTTGTCCAATGGAGCACTTGCGAGTTCTTATTATGGTCCTGAAGAAAGCTACTATGTTGGAAAGATTGGTTCCACTCATCCATTTGTTAAGGATGCGGATGCTGATAAGATAAGTGATACAAATAAAGATGCTTTTTCGAAGATTCGCGCTGAAAATTTTGACAGCCAATCTGGAATACGGACTGAAAACTGTTATGAAGGCGGGCAGAGCGTTGGATATGTTGAGAATGGAGATTATGTAGTCTATAAGAACGTTGATTTTGGTGAAGGGGCGGAAAGTTTCCTAGCTAGAGCATCTAGTGCCACTAACGGAGGTAAAATCGAAATCAGGCTTGATAGTATAAGCGGTCCTTTGATAGGAACCTGCTCAGTTGGAAGTACGGGCGGCTGGCAGTATTGTGAGGACTTTGAGTGCAAAGTTTCCGAAGTTAGCGGAAAGCATGATTTATACCTGAAATTTACTGGAGATAGTGGATATTTATTAAATCTAAACTGGTTTACATTTACAAAGAACAGTGAACCTGTAATTTTAGGTGATATAAACTCTGATGCATCAATAGATGCAATAGATTTAATGCTCATAAAGAAGCACCTTTTGGGGGTGGAAGAAATTGAAAATAAGAAACTGGCAGATTTGGATGCCAGTGGAGATATTGATGCAATTGACTTTGCGCTGATGAAACAGTACTTACTTGGTATTATTACTACTTTTCCTGGACAAGGTGCAAAATAG
- a CDS encoding sialate O-acetylesterase: MKLRSLVKGTIKKVMPALLGFALLTTTTPVSQVEAAGLPATPPSGYDQVKNVPHGQVSYINYQSKATNSTRRARIYLPPGYSTNNKYSVMYLLHGIGGNEDEWYQNGAPNVILDNLIAEGKIQPFICVLPNGNATGNGVSDGWSNFTRDLIDSLVPYVEANYSVYTDAEHRTVCGLSMGGGQSFNIGLTNLDTFPYVGAFSAAPNTMQTNQLFPNNGAAAKQKLKFLFISCGTNDNLIGNGDRVASFCDSQGIPYTYYRIQGGGHDWDVWKKSLWNYAQMVCEKGFTNYGPVTPPEPISAFEKIEAEKYSSQSGVEIEANPEGDGQNIGYIQNGDYTVYKNVDFGSGATKFIARAGSDSNGGNIEIRLDSLTGTLIGTCVVPNTGGWKTWTEVSCDVSGVTGEHDLYLKFTGTSDYLLNLDWFKFTKGSTVAGKLGDINSDNSIDAIDLMLIKKQLLGIEDIEDKALADLDASGAIDAIDFALMKQYLLGMITAFPGESVQPPPPPPQEKKFHCFLLLGQSNMAGYAKAEASDKVEDPRVLVLGYDNNPALGRVTDQWDVACPPLHPAWLDAVGPGDWFGKTMIQKVPEGDTIGLIPCAISGEKIETFMKNGGSKYNWIVNRAKIAQQSGGIIEGIIFHQGESNSGDSSWPGKVKTLVEDLRKDLNLGNVPFIAGELLYSGPCAGHNTLVNQLPNLITNCSVVSANGLVVDPSDTQYRLHFSHDSTVTLGKRYAEKMIQMLGW, translated from the coding sequence ATGAAACTAAGAAGTTTAGTGAAAGGAACAATTAAGAAAGTAATGCCAGCATTATTAGGTTTTGCATTACTGACAACAACAACACCTGTAAGTCAGGTTGAGGCGGCAGGACTTCCAGCTACGCCACCTTCAGGATATGACCAAGTTAAGAACGTTCCACATGGTCAAGTTAGCTATATTAACTATCAATCTAAGGCGACAAACAGTACTAGAAGGGCTAGAATTTACCTTCCACCAGGATATTCAACAAACAATAAATACAGTGTAATGTATCTATTGCACGGTATTGGTGGTAATGAAGATGAATGGTACCAAAACGGAGCACCTAATGTAATTCTTGATAACTTAATTGCTGAGGGTAAAATTCAACCATTTATATGTGTATTGCCAAATGGAAATGCAACAGGAAATGGTGTATCAGATGGTTGGTCAAACTTCACAAGAGATTTGATTGATTCTCTAGTTCCATATGTTGAAGCAAACTATTCAGTATATACTGACGCTGAACATAGGACAGTGTGTGGTCTCTCAATGGGTGGAGGACAATCCTTCAACATTGGATTGACAAATTTGGATACATTCCCATACGTTGGAGCATTTTCGGCAGCACCTAACACTATGCAAACTAACCAGTTATTCCCTAACAATGGGGCGGCAGCTAAGCAGAAATTGAAATTCTTATTCATTTCATGTGGTACAAATGATAACCTTATAGGTAATGGTGATAGAGTAGCTAGTTTCTGCGATTCTCAAGGTATTCCTTATACATATTACCGCATTCAGGGCGGAGGACATGATTGGGATGTATGGAAGAAGAGTTTGTGGAATTATGCACAGATGGTATGTGAAAAAGGATTCACAAATTATGGTCCAGTTACACCTCCTGAACCAATTTCAGCATTTGAAAAAATAGAAGCAGAGAAATATAGTTCACAATCAGGAGTTGAGATTGAAGCTAATCCCGAAGGAGACGGTCAGAATATAGGTTATATCCAAAACGGAGATTATACAGTTTACAAAAATGTTGATTTCGGCAGTGGTGCTACAAAATTCATAGCAAGAGCTGGAAGTGACTCAAATGGCGGAAATATAGAAATTCGTTTGGATAGTCTGACAGGAACATTAATAGGAACTTGTGTTGTTCCTAATACTGGCGGATGGAAAACATGGACTGAGGTATCCTGTGATGTAAGCGGAGTTACTGGAGAGCATGACTTATATCTGAAGTTTACAGGAACAAGTGATTACCTGCTTAATTTGGATTGGTTTAAATTTACTAAAGGTTCTACAGTAGCAGGTAAATTAGGTGATATAAATTCTGATAATTCAATCGATGCAATAGACCTAATGCTAATTAAAAAGCAGCTTTTAGGAATAGAAGATATTGAGGACAAGGCATTGGCTGATTTAGATGCAAGTGGTGCAATTGACGCAATTGATTTTGCACTTATGAAACAATATTTACTTGGAATGATAACTGCTTTCCCTGGAGAAAGTGTACAGCCACCACCACCTCCTCCACAAGAAAAGAAGTTTCATTGCTTCCTACTGTTAGGTCAATCAAATATGGCAGGATACGCTAAGGCAGAAGCATCTGATAAAGTGGAAGACCCACGCGTGCTTGTTTTAGGTTATGATAATAATCCTGCATTAGGTAGAGTAACAGATCAGTGGGATGTTGCATGTCCACCTCTTCATCCAGCTTGGCTTGATGCGGTAGGTCCTGGAGACTGGTTTGGTAAGACTATGATACAAAAAGTACCTGAAGGAGACACTATAGGATTAATACCATGTGCCATTAGTGGTGAAAAGATAGAGACATTTATGAAAAATGGTGGCTCAAAGTACAACTGGATTGTTAACCGTGCTAAGATTGCACAGCAAAGTGGCGGAATTATTGAAGGAATAATTTTCCATCAAGGTGAATCAAATAGTGGCGATTCAAGTTGGCCTGGAAAAGTTAAAACATTGGTTGAAGACCTAAGAAAAGATCTAAACTTAGGAAACGTTCCATTTATAGCTGGAGAACTGCTTTATAGCGGTCCATGTGCAGGTCACAATACATTGGTTAATCAGTTGCCTAATTTAATCACAAACTGTTCAGTAGTTTCTGCAAATGGTCTAGTTGTAGATCCTTCTGATACACAATACCGTTTACACTTTAGCCATGATTCAACAGTTACTCTCGGTAAGAGATATGCTGAAAAAATGATTCAAATGCTTGGCTGGTAA
- a CDS encoding cytochrome c biogenesis protein CcdA — protein MKRFLFFLLIFLFVTWTNICSVWAESDNKVVVYFYSPTCASCDSVSDFLEDLSETHKNFEIKRYDISNLKNKSLMDKYSEAYGVSAEDEGIVPIVFIGDMYFSDVELLRNNFEKEIIKPGVKTLEIDSSDENHEKDIIRFEGFKTASVFLAGLVNGINPCSMSMLLFFLSLLTVKKARILKIALSFISGKFLAFFLLGTILFKFLSLFNFSLLSILTKILLAVVLLFLIVMSIQDYFAAKAERYDKIFLQLPVRLRKFNHNIIKKATDFSNVKLTLVISFFLGIILSFGEFLCTGQIYLATIITIFQTNSVLSARALLYLIIYNLGVILPLMALSLIIYKGKEMFEVSEAIRERLHIIKLINAIIFLVFGIIIFLFF, from the coding sequence ATGAAAAGGTTTTTATTTTTCCTTTTAATATTTCTTTTTGTAACATGGACAAATATTTGCAGTGTTTGGGCAGAAAGTGATAATAAAGTTGTAGTATACTTTTACAGCCCTACCTGCGCTTCATGTGACAGTGTATCGGATTTCCTTGAAGATTTAAGTGAGACTCATAAAAACTTTGAAATAAAGAGATATGATATATCTAATTTGAAAAATAAAAGCCTAATGGACAAATATAGTGAGGCTTACGGGGTTTCTGCTGAAGACGAGGGAATTGTTCCTATTGTTTTCATTGGTGATATGTATTTTTCAGATGTTGAATTATTACGAAATAATTTTGAAAAGGAAATAATTAAACCTGGAGTCAAGACCCTTGAGATTGATAGTTCTGATGAAAACCACGAAAAAGATATAATAAGATTTGAAGGCTTTAAGACTGCAAGCGTCTTTTTAGCAGGACTTGTTAATGGAATAAATCCTTGCTCTATGTCTATGTTGCTTTTTTTTCTTTCACTTTTGACAGTAAAAAAAGCACGAATATTAAAAATAGCATTATCGTTTATTTCAGGTAAATTTTTAGCTTTTTTTTTGCTGGGTACTATACTTTTTAAGTTTTTGTCATTGTTTAATTTTAGTTTATTGAGTATTTTAACTAAGATATTGCTTGCAGTGGTGCTGCTGTTTTTGATTGTTATGAGCATTCAGGATTATTTTGCAGCAAAAGCAGAACGATATGATAAGATATTTTTACAGCTTCCTGTGAGGTTAAGAAAGTTCAATCATAATATTATAAAAAAAGCAACAGATTTTTCAAATGTAAAGTTAACATTGGTTATAAGCTTTTTTCTTGGAATTATACTTTCTTTTGGAGAATTTCTATGTACTGGGCAAATATACCTTGCAACAATAATTACAATATTTCAAACTAATTCGGTATTAAGTGCTCGGGCGTTACTCTACCTTATAATATACAATTTAGGCGTAATTTTACCGCTTATGGCGCTGTCACTAATAATTTATAAGGGTAAGGAGATGTTTGAGGTTTCGGAGGCCATTAGGGAACGACTTCATATCATAAAGTTGATTAATGCAATAATATTTCTTGTGTTCGGTATTATTATATTTTTATTTTTTTAA
- a CDS encoding S-layer homology domain-containing protein produces MKINNITNKKKLHNYISQLAFTLAIAVFMQIFMVSGIASAADTSDLSVIIYSTTSISLNWDDNLTGEKYYVVERKIDSGSFHTLSSPPPNSKSVFDSTVSPGHTYTYRVWVRNSEDKYYLYTPELAFRTDEIAKPNSLTVTPISYNQIDITWGYADNKAYNTIIERRTENSNDWTKLATIGIGQNTYSDKSISSGVKYYYRVRACSNTTENIKSPAFPEEGKTVYSFLYKPTEFEGLALSGYRIKLSWKDNSSETAFIIERKSPKTGTFKEIAVIPQNDTSYIDTDSELEADVTYQYRIRAVSGTTSSEYSDIISVTNTYLKAPGTLSSSCTDGKNIQLAWDDLTDNETGFEIWRKTGSNPVWELYETMGRNATSFVDQNISLEDTFTYKVRAKINDNNVYSAFTNETTVWSTTISAPADLTYEVVGKTEIKLTWKDTSMSEAGYRVERKQGLSGEWYTIAYLGADTISYNDKWINNTDVYFYRIKVYDRSNSINYSNEITVSLKTPEAPTNLQAIPISSSEIKLTWEDNSFNETGFLIEAMQFSSFREVGRVSANTTTFIHQNLVAGKSITYRVSALSGSNQSSTSKEVVAATKEKITYSDVSNIKWAVTAIENLASRGVFDTKANTKFYPSQNITIGEFCSMIIRSMDLDMVSAGRYADVTAKHKYYKEIMAAAKLGIISPDNNNKLYPDKAITREQAGIMLLMAMKAKGTPLPDEDGGLLKQFADYRSISKTTADKIADVCGAGILSGRIVNGQTYLQLSGMVTRAEASVMVYKAINLY; encoded by the coding sequence TTGAAGATAAATAATATAACTAATAAGAAAAAACTACATAACTATATTTCACAGCTTGCATTTACTCTAGCAATAGCTGTTTTTATGCAAATTTTTATGGTTTCTGGCATAGCAAGTGCCGCCGATACATCAGATTTATCAGTAATAATATATAGTACTACGTCAATATCCCTCAACTGGGATGACAATTTAACCGGAGAAAAGTATTATGTAGTTGAAAGGAAAATTGATTCCGGTTCATTTCATACATTAAGTTCACCACCTCCAAACAGCAAGTCTGTATTTGACTCTACTGTATCGCCTGGGCATACATATACCTATAGAGTATGGGTAAGAAATTCAGAGGATAAATATTATCTTTATACTCCAGAATTGGCATTTAGAACAGATGAAATAGCAAAACCAAATTCTCTTACTGTAACACCTATATCCTACAATCAGATTGATATAACCTGGGGATATGCTGACAATAAAGCCTATAATACAATTATTGAAAGAAGAACGGAAAATTCGAATGATTGGACTAAACTGGCCACTATTGGAATAGGGCAAAATACTTATAGTGATAAATCTATTTCATCAGGTGTAAAGTATTATTATAGAGTTAGAGCTTGCTCAAATACTACTGAGAATATAAAATCTCCAGCTTTTCCTGAGGAAGGTAAAACAGTATATTCTTTTTTATACAAGCCTACTGAGTTTGAAGGCTTAGCCCTTTCGGGATATCGTATAAAACTTAGCTGGAAGGATAACTCATCAGAAACTGCATTTATTATTGAAAGGAAGTCTCCAAAAACAGGAACATTTAAAGAAATTGCGGTAATTCCACAAAACGATACTTCTTATATAGATACTGATTCTGAATTAGAAGCAGATGTTACATATCAATATAGAATAAGGGCTGTTTCGGGTACCACAAGTTCTGAATACTCCGACATAATTAGTGTAACTAATACATATTTGAAAGCACCAGGAACGCTTTCCTCTTCGTGCACAGACGGCAAAAACATACAATTAGCATGGGATGATTTGACAGATAATGAAACAGGTTTTGAAATATGGCGTAAAACGGGTTCAAATCCTGTTTGGGAGTTATATGAAACAATGGGTAGAAATGCTACCTCTTTTGTAGATCAGAACATATCACTGGAAGACACATTTACATATAAAGTCAGAGCAAAGATTAACGACAACAATGTATACTCAGCTTTTACAAATGAAACAACAGTTTGGTCTACTACTATTTCAGCACCAGCAGATTTAACTTATGAAGTTGTTGGTAAAACTGAAATAAAGCTGACATGGAAGGATACAAGTATGTCAGAAGCAGGGTACAGAGTTGAAAGGAAGCAGGGTTTATCTGGAGAATGGTATACTATTGCTTATTTAGGCGCAGATACTATTTCATACAATGATAAATGGATTAATAATACTGACGTTTATTTTTATAGAATTAAAGTATATGACAGATCAAATTCCATTAATTACAGTAATGAAATAACGGTTTCCTTAAAAACACCAGAAGCTCCGACAAATTTACAGGCTATCCCAATTTCATCAAGTGAGATAAAACTTACTTGGGAGGATAATTCTTTTAATGAAACAGGTTTCTTAATTGAAGCAATGCAGTTTTCTTCATTTAGAGAAGTTGGAAGAGTTAGTGCAAACACAACTACTTTTATACATCAGAATTTAGTGGCGGGTAAATCAATTACTTATCGTGTAAGTGCTCTTAGTGGTTCTAACCAAAGCAGTACATCAAAAGAGGTTGTGGCTGCTACAAAAGAAAAGATTACATATTCTGATGTGTCAAATATTAAATGGGCTGTGACAGCTATAGAAAATTTGGCTAGCAGAGGTGTGTTTGATACTAAAGCCAATACAAAATTTTATCCATCACAGAATATAACCATAGGAGAATTTTGTTCTATGATTATAAGAAGTATGGATTTGGATATGGTATCAGCAGGCAGATATGCAGATGTCACAGCAAAGCATAAGTACTATAAGGAAATAATGGCAGCAGCTAAGCTTGGAATTATATCACCTGACAATAACAACAAATTGTATCCTGACAAGGCAATTACCAGAGAACAGGCAGGGATAATGCTTTTAATGGCAATGAAAGCAAAAGGAACTCCATTACCTGATGAGGATGGGGGATTATTAAAGCAATTTGCTGATTATAGGTCAATATCTAAAACTACAGCTGATAAAATAGCTGATGTATGTGGAGCAGGTATTTTATCTGGACGAATTGTTAACGGACAAACTTATTTACAACTTAGTGGTATGGTAACTAGAGCGGAAGCTTCGGTTATGGTATATAAAGCTATAAACCTGTATTGA
- a CDS encoding carbohydrate-binding protein has product MGIKVLLNKMDKKIIPAFLSFALLCAMPVGQVKAETLPVLPPSGFDQVQSNVQRGQVSTFTYFSKATNSNRNARIYLPPGYSTNNKYSVLYLLHGYGGNENDWYSGGGSANVILDNLLAQDKIKPFIVVIPNANATGAGISDGYLNFKADLLNSLIPYVESKYSVYTDREHRAIAGLSLGGAQSINFGLTNLDVFGYVGGFSPGGPASITNTNFFPDPSTTKRLNKLLFICIGTNDSMGFSESVVNSCKQYGIPHTYFLIPGRGHDWTVWKPSLWNFAQMACASGFTDYGPVTPPEPISAFEKIEAEKYTFQSGVEIEANPEGDGQNIGYIQNGDYTVYQKVDFGSGAAKFIARAGSDSNGGNIEIRLDSLTGTLIGTCAVPNTGGWKAWTEVSCDVSKVTGEHDLYLKFTGSESYLLNLDWFQFVKEAESSTIVGDLNGDKSIDATDYALLKMYLLGSIDKFPVEDGIKAADLNGDGTIDALDFATFKQYLLGSITELPYAK; this is encoded by the coding sequence ATGGGGATAAAAGTTTTATTAAATAAAATGGATAAAAAAATAATACCTGCATTTTTAAGTTTTGCCTTATTATGTGCAATGCCAGTGGGTCAGGTTAAAGCAGAGACACTTCCGGTTCTGCCACCATCAGGATTTGACCAAGTCCAGAGCAATGTTCAACGTGGTCAGGTCAGCACTTTTACATATTTCTCAAAAGCAACAAACAGCAATAGAAATGCAAGAATATATCTCCCACCAGGATATTCAACAAATAATAAATACAGCGTTTTGTATTTGTTACATGGTTATGGAGGAAACGAGAATGACTGGTATAGCGGTGGAGGCTCAGCTAATGTAATTTTAGATAATCTTCTTGCTCAAGATAAAATCAAGCCATTTATTGTTGTAATACCTAATGCAAATGCAACAGGAGCAGGAATATCAGATGGATATTTAAATTTCAAAGCTGATTTGCTTAACAGCCTAATACCCTATGTTGAATCAAAATATTCTGTTTACACAGACAGAGAACACAGAGCTATTGCAGGATTATCTTTGGGTGGTGCACAATCAATAAATTTTGGACTAACTAATTTAGATGTATTTGGATATGTAGGAGGATTCTCACCAGGAGGACCTGCTTCAATAACTAATACTAATTTTTTCCCAGATCCTTCAACAACTAAGAGGTTAAATAAGCTTTTATTTATTTGTATTGGAACAAATGATAGTATGGGATTTAGTGAAAGTGTAGTTAATTCTTGTAAACAATATGGTATTCCGCACACATATTTCCTTATCCCTGGAAGAGGTCACGACTGGACAGTATGGAAACCAAGCTTATGGAATTTTGCACAAATGGCGTGTGCTAGTGGATTTACAGATTACGGTCCAGTTACACCTCCAGAACCTATATCAGCATTTGAAAAAATAGAAGCAGAGAAATATACTTTCCAATCAGGAGTTGAGATTGAAGCTAATCCTGAAGGAGACGGTCAGAATATAGGTTATATCCAAAACGGAGACTATACAGTTTACCAAAAAGTTGATTTCGGCAGTGGTGCTGCAAAATTCATAGCAAGAGCTGGAAGTGATTCAAATGGCGGAAATATAGAAATTCGTTTGGATAGTCTGACAGGAACACTAATAGGAACTTGTGCCGTACCTAATACAGGCGGATGGAAAGCATGGACTGAAGTATCCTGTGATGTCAGCAAAGTTACTGGAGAGCATGATTTATATCTGAAATTTACAGGAAGCGAAAGTTACTTATTAAACTTAGATTGGTTCCAGTTTGTAAAGGAAGCTGAATCTTCAACTATTGTCGGTGATCTAAATGGCGATAAGAGTATTGATGCAACAGACTATGCTCTATTGAAAATGTATCTTCTTGGCTCAATAGATAAATTCCCAGTAGAAGATGGTATTAAAGCCGCAGATTTAAATGGTGACGGTACTATCGATGCGTTGGATTTTGCAACATTTAAACAGTATCTATTAGGAAGTATTACAGAGTTGCCTTATGCAAAATAA